Proteins found in one Hirundo rustica isolate bHirRus1 chromosome Z, bHirRus1.pri.v3, whole genome shotgun sequence genomic segment:
- the TMEM174 gene encoding transmembrane protein 174 — translation MEQNNNNNVEDFSLNVFSVTPCQPNRSDALVSDGDKAGTTLLFSGVFLGLVGITFTVMGWIKYDGITHLEWTQLLGPILLSVGVTFILIAVCKFNMLTCKPCKEREENASEPDQAASGQSFVFTGINQPITFHGATVVQYIPPPYPSQEGAAASAACLRPVLSCCGAAPHGASPVLSAASPHFCPAYAMDNLAFAEDESYAAYPAENSRSQRSEDSSDEPEGLLEDYALNNLSPPRYEEIYPLSS, via the exons ATggagcaaaacaacaacaacaatgtGGAAGATTTCTCCCTGAATGTCTTTTCTGTCACTCCTTGTCAGCCGAACAGATCTGATGCCCTGGTGTCGGATGGGGATAAAGCTGGCACCACTCTGCTCTTTTCAGGTGTGTTTTTGGGACTGGTGGGGATCACTTTCACCGTGATGGGGTGGATAAAATATGACGGCATTACCCACCTGGAGTGGACTCAGTTGCTGGGGCCTATTCTGCTGTCTGTCGGGGTGACTTTTATTCTGATCGCCGTTTGCAAATTTAACATGCTTACCTGCAAGCCCTgtaaggagagggaggagaacGCCTCGGAGCCCGACCAGGCTGCGAGCGGACAGTCCTTTGTCTTCACGGGCATCAACCAGCCCATAACCTTCCACGGCGCCACGGTGGTACAGTACATCCCTCCTCCGTACCCATCCCAGGAAGGCGCTGCCGCCAGTGCCGCCTGCCTTCGCCCGGTGCTCAGCTGCTGCGGCGCCGCTCCCCACGGCGCCTCGCCGGTCCTCAGCGCTGCCTCTCCTCACTTCTGCCCTGCCTACGCCATGGATAACCTGGCTTTCGCCGAGGATGAGAGCTACGCTGCTTATCCCGCAGAGAATTCCAGGAGTCAGAG GTCAGAAGACAGTTCTGATGAGCCAGAAGGACTCCTGGAAGACTATGCCCTTAATAACTTGTCACCTCCACGTTATGAGGAAATATACCCTTTGTCTTCATAA